Proteins from a single region of Belliella baltica DSM 15883:
- a CDS encoding phenylacetate--CoA ligase family protein, with the protein MANQKKENHKGQLGLKDNILWLLVDTVITLKQGKNAIEKRQKKRFTEMVNYARANSPYYRELYKHLPVHVEDTKLLPVTNKKELMEHFNDFVTDPEATIEKVQAFVDKPEFIGEYFLDKYTVATTSGTTGKKGIFLIDNRSFKVAGALGFRTLSSWLSFSDLLRILKGRGRLAMVNAMGGHFASAIAAVRLQKKRSKRFLVLPVSMPMHEMVEKLNQFQPILLAPYASMGSLLASEQEAGRLHINPALIVLSAEGVPEREFVRISEAFKAKVYDSYAATECPFLSYRCRYGWLHVDSDWVVVEPVDKDYKPVSPGKQSYTVLISNLANKIQPILRYDLGDSVLQKPEPCKCGNPLPAIRVQGRSSDVLTFPKDGEKVTIAPLAFSAVAAHISGIDLFQLVQTSPTNLRVRLKLSAGAEPELVWQKVLAELTGVLKENRLDNITLEQAEELPEQTSGGKYREVIPLKNI; encoded by the coding sequence ATGGCAAATCAAAAAAAAGAGAATCACAAAGGCCAGTTAGGATTAAAAGACAATATTCTGTGGCTGCTCGTGGATACAGTTATAACCTTAAAGCAAGGAAAAAATGCAATCGAAAAACGGCAAAAAAAGCGCTTTACCGAGATGGTGAATTACGCACGGGCTAACTCACCTTACTATCGTGAATTATACAAACACTTGCCAGTGCATGTTGAAGATACGAAGCTGTTGCCCGTTACCAACAAAAAGGAGTTAATGGAGCATTTTAATGATTTCGTCACCGATCCTGAGGCAACCATTGAAAAAGTCCAGGCTTTTGTTGATAAGCCTGAATTCATTGGTGAGTATTTTTTAGACAAGTATACGGTGGCCACTACTTCCGGAACTACTGGAAAAAAGGGGATATTTCTAATAGACAATAGGAGTTTTAAAGTAGCGGGCGCTCTTGGATTTCGTACATTGAGTTCCTGGCTGAGTTTTAGTGACCTCCTTCGCATTCTCAAAGGTCGAGGACGTTTAGCTATGGTAAATGCTATGGGCGGCCATTTTGCTTCGGCAATAGCTGCTGTGCGCTTACAAAAGAAACGTAGCAAAAGATTCCTTGTCTTACCTGTAAGTATGCCTATGCATGAAATGGTGGAAAAACTAAATCAATTTCAACCCATCCTTCTTGCTCCTTATGCAAGTATGGGTTCACTTCTTGCCAGCGAACAGGAAGCAGGACGCTTGCATATTAATCCGGCACTTATCGTACTTTCCGCAGAAGGCGTTCCTGAAAGAGAGTTCGTGCGTATTTCTGAAGCATTTAAAGCAAAAGTATATGATAGCTATGCCGCTACTGAGTGCCCTTTTCTAAGTTATAGATGCAGATATGGCTGGCTGCATGTTGACAGTGATTGGGTAGTGGTTGAACCTGTTGATAAAGACTACAAGCCCGTTTCTCCTGGGAAACAGTCGTACACGGTACTGATAAGCAATCTTGCTAATAAAATACAGCCCATACTTCGCTATGATCTTGGAGATAGTGTTTTGCAGAAACCCGAACCCTGTAAATGCGGAAACCCGCTTCCGGCTATTCGTGTACAAGGCCGCTCTTCTGATGTGCTTACTTTTCCTAAGGATGGAGAAAAAGTAACTATTGCGCCTTTGGCATTCAGCGCTGTAGCTGCACATATTTCCGGAATTGATTTGTTCCAGCTTGTGCAGACCAGTCCGACAAATCTCCGTGTACGTCTGAAGCTTTCGGCAGGTGCAGAACCTGAGCTGGTTTGGCAAAAAGTACTCGCAGAGCTAACTGGTGTGCTGAAAGAGAATAGACTTGATAATATCACCCTAGAACAAGCGGAAGAACTGCCTGAACAGACATCCGGTGGCAAGTACAGGGAGGTCATACCATTAAAAAACATTTAA
- a CDS encoding efflux RND transporter periplasmic adaptor subunit: MKFNITQFIIVLAAVAFTVACGGKEESGEKEAAHHEHEEGSEIVELSAEQFEALDMKVDTLPLKNLSSMVQANGQLEVPPQNEATVTAIIGANVSSIKVIEGDEVKKGQVLAYLTHPNLTRLQGDYLETWNNLQFLEQDYQRQKRLYEEEVGSGKTFQQTQADFRSTQGMVKSLESQLRQFGMNPVRIKEGNFYDQVSVISPIDGSIVSVEVKTGQFVQPEKVLFEIVNIDHIHADLMIFEKDVHKVKEGQRVRFTVATLPGKELYAEIYSVGKKFEQDPKAVHVHAEIENKSGNLIPGMYIKGQVLTDSAETYALPESAIIREGDQFLAFLAERKTEGESGRWIFTPIEVVTGISSNGWIAVKFLQEIPAGALFAINNAYYLISEMKKGETGDDD, encoded by the coding sequence ATGAAATTTAATATAACACAATTTATAATAGTCCTCGCTGCAGTTGCTTTCACCGTGGCCTGTGGTGGAAAAGAAGAATCAGGTGAAAAAGAAGCCGCCCATCACGAACACGAAGAAGGTAGTGAAATTGTAGAACTGTCCGCTGAGCAATTTGAAGCACTGGATATGAAAGTGGATACACTGCCACTTAAAAATCTCTCCTCAATGGTGCAGGCCAATGGCCAACTGGAAGTGCCGCCTCAAAATGAAGCTACCGTAACGGCCATTATCGGGGCCAATGTTTCTTCCATAAAAGTGATCGAGGGAGATGAGGTAAAGAAAGGGCAGGTATTGGCTTACCTCACGCATCCAAACCTCACCCGCTTGCAAGGCGATTATTTGGAAACCTGGAATAACCTCCAGTTCCTGGAGCAGGATTATCAGCGACAGAAAAGGCTTTATGAAGAAGAAGTGGGCTCAGGCAAAACCTTTCAACAAACACAGGCAGATTTCCGCTCCACCCAGGGAATGGTAAAAAGCCTGGAATCCCAATTGCGCCAGTTCGGGATGAACCCTGTCCGGATCAAGGAAGGCAATTTTTATGACCAGGTGTCGGTAATAAGCCCGATTGATGGTTCAATAGTAAGCGTAGAAGTTAAAACAGGTCAGTTTGTACAGCCTGAAAAAGTTCTTTTTGAAATTGTAAACATTGACCACATCCATGCAGACCTTATGATCTTTGAAAAAGATGTGCACAAGGTAAAAGAAGGTCAACGGGTAAGGTTTACTGTAGCGACTTTACCAGGAAAAGAACTTTACGCTGAGATATACTCCGTAGGCAAAAAATTTGAGCAAGATCCCAAGGCGGTACACGTACATGCAGAGATTGAAAACAAGAGCGGCAATCTAATACCTGGCATGTATATCAAAGGTCAGGTACTAACCGACAGCGCGGAAACGTATGCGCTGCCTGAAAGTGCAATCATACGTGAAGGGGATCAATTCCTCGCTTTCCTGGCCGAACGGAAAACAGAAGGCGAAAGCGGGCGCTGGATTTTTACCCCAATAGAAGTAGTAACAGGCATCTCAAGCAATGGGTGGATAGCAGTGAAGTTCCTTCAGGAAATTCCGGCCGGGGCATTGTTTGCTATAAACAATGCCTATTACCTGATTTCCGAAATGAAGAAGGGGGAAACAGGAGATGACGACTGA
- a CDS encoding thioredoxin family protein, which translates to MKRQIEIFTANCPVCDPVVQMVNDLVCDNCEVTTYDLVKQCEDKTCLSKVEEYGVKRLPAIAVNGKLLDCCQISAPTKESLVAAGVGK; encoded by the coding sequence ATGAAACGCCAAATAGAAATATTTACTGCCAATTGTCCTGTTTGCGATCCTGTCGTTCAAATGGTAAATGACTTGGTTTGTGATAACTGTGAAGTTACCACTTACGATTTAGTGAAACAATGCGAAGACAAAACCTGCCTGAGCAAAGTAGAAGAATATGGTGTAAAGAGATTGCCCGCAATAGCCGTGAACGGAAAATTGCTGGATTGTTGCCAAATCAGTGCTCCTACGAAAGAAAGTTTGGTTGCAGCAGGGGTTGGTAAATAG
- a CDS encoding metal-sensitive transcriptional regulator produces MNLPKDLTKDIITRLKSIEGQTRGLIAMLEEDKDPEKILTQFKAIQKALDKSHFLLLDEAYRKALAIKIVETMDACPGNCGNEDRIEFIRKQFPNLEMDDLTEKMKEIAELKKRIDARNEQSS; encoded by the coding sequence ATGAACCTACCGAAAGACTTAACAAAGGACATTATCACCAGGCTCAAGAGCATTGAAGGCCAAACCCGTGGATTGATAGCCATGCTGGAAGAGGATAAAGACCCTGAAAAGATACTAACACAATTTAAAGCCATTCAGAAGGCTTTGGACAAATCCCACTTTTTACTGCTTGACGAGGCATATAGAAAGGCCCTGGCTATAAAAATTGTTGAGACAATGGACGCTTGTCCCGGAAATTGTGGTAACGAAGACCGGATTGAATTCATCAGAAAGCAGTTTCCTAACCTGGAAATGGACGATCTCACCGAAAAGATGAAGGAGATAGCAGAACTCAAGAAGCGTATTGATGCTCGCAATGAGCAGAGTTCTTAA
- a CDS encoding Piwi domain-containing protein, with the protein MHGQDLKINIIPFSPVQQYVDLSFFKEKRADALPLHLSECPLEIAETYSTEERKKTHYFYTFFSDDADADLNIQIDLSKSPRFAKHYFSHLIRKHFRQKAALVSNNFIRDIEVWFESPNQPSKLFTTYQVFSLRVQYAEISEGFELVIYDNGITRLLNKSINDLPDIDLDTFTVVVFRKNFYHIKNLSDEGKSNYQEVFPIVNKSLETHFGFKPTNNPYGNKYDRKWKSLNTFLSDHINTTDFKTVLNLSNTDFMRVPSSKIHTTKKSSSLLQLGTEEKHKVYTPKENLQEFGPYSLPKKNQVKFIMILHENDRDYANRLVQIMKKRYQRPDGSFMEDKFGVSLYDIIRIRFELDRENSILFTDEMNPFDAIQEYLDNHPIDNEKFNYVAIYLSPFSKNETDKEKRAVYYKVKKTLIEHDITSQAIYKEHIFSPDFKKFYYINIAAAILAKTGGVPWKLEATERDELVVGVGAFKSKEFGVPYIGSAFSFSNTGKFNRFECFQKDQTKELAGSILRAVKDYVNVNTGIRRLVIHFYKDMSREEVEPIENGLKELELNIPVFIVTINKTESSDIVAFDLDWKDLMPVSGTFIKLGYNRFLLFNNTRYSASEFNFNDGFSFPVKLKINCSNPELVDDYKTVKELIDQVYQFSRMYWKSVRQQNLPVTIKYPEMVAEMLPYFEGNEIPDYGKDNLWFL; encoded by the coding sequence ATGCACGGTCAGGATCTCAAAATCAATATCATTCCTTTTTCACCGGTACAGCAGTATGTGGACCTGTCTTTTTTTAAAGAAAAAAGAGCTGATGCCCTACCGCTTCACCTTTCAGAATGTCCTCTAGAGATTGCAGAGACCTATTCGACCGAAGAAAGAAAAAAGACCCATTACTTCTATACCTTCTTTTCAGATGATGCTGATGCAGACTTAAACATCCAAATAGACCTGTCCAAAAGTCCTCGTTTTGCCAAACACTATTTCAGTCATCTTATCAGAAAGCATTTCAGACAGAAGGCTGCGTTGGTCAGTAATAACTTCATTAGAGATATTGAAGTTTGGTTTGAATCACCAAACCAACCAAGCAAGCTCTTTACAACCTATCAGGTATTCAGCCTTCGGGTGCAATATGCTGAGATAAGCGAAGGATTTGAGTTGGTCATTTACGACAATGGTATTACACGCCTCTTAAACAAATCAATAAATGACCTTCCAGATATAGATTTAGACACCTTTACGGTAGTAGTTTTCCGAAAGAATTTCTACCACATCAAAAACCTATCAGATGAAGGCAAGTCTAATTATCAGGAAGTATTTCCAATCGTTAATAAATCATTAGAAACCCACTTCGGATTTAAGCCTACAAATAATCCATACGGCAACAAGTACGATCGGAAATGGAAGAGCTTAAACACTTTTTTGTCCGACCATATCAATACAACGGATTTCAAAACAGTCTTGAATCTTAGCAATACTGATTTTATGCGAGTTCCAAGTAGTAAAATTCATACTACCAAGAAGTCAAGCAGCTTATTGCAATTGGGTACAGAAGAAAAACACAAGGTATATACTCCAAAAGAAAACCTTCAGGAATTTGGTCCCTACAGCTTACCCAAAAAGAACCAAGTAAAATTTATCATGATACTTCATGAAAATGATAGAGACTATGCAAATCGCTTAGTTCAAATCATGAAAAAGAGATACCAAAGACCAGATGGCTCTTTCATGGAAGATAAATTTGGTGTTTCCTTGTACGATATAATCCGCATTCGCTTTGAATTAGATCGAGAAAACAGCATTCTCTTTACTGATGAAATGAATCCTTTTGATGCTATCCAAGAATATTTGGATAACCATCCGATTGACAATGAAAAGTTCAACTATGTTGCGATTTACCTGAGTCCATTTAGTAAAAATGAAACCGATAAGGAAAAAAGAGCTGTCTATTACAAGGTGAAGAAAACCTTGATTGAGCACGACATTACATCTCAGGCCATATACAAGGAACATATATTCTCTCCTGATTTCAAAAAATTCTATTATATCAACATTGCCGCAGCAATTCTGGCTAAAACTGGTGGAGTACCTTGGAAACTTGAAGCTACCGAACGTGATGAATTGGTAGTTGGTGTAGGTGCGTTTAAATCAAAAGAGTTTGGCGTACCATACATCGGCAGTGCTTTCAGTTTCTCCAATACAGGGAAATTCAACCGCTTTGAATGCTTTCAGAAAGACCAAACAAAAGAGTTGGCAGGTTCAATCCTAAGAGCAGTTAAAGACTATGTGAATGTAAATACAGGAATCCGAAGGCTTGTAATTCACTTCTACAAAGACATGAGCAGAGAAGAAGTAGAACCGATTGAGAACGGCTTGAAAGAATTAGAATTGAATATTCCGGTTTTTATCGTCACCATCAACAAAACGGAATCTTCCGATATTGTTGCCTTTGATTTAGACTGGAAAGATTTGATGCCTGTAAGTGGCACTTTTATCAAATTAGGTTACAACAGATTTCTACTTTTCAACAATACCAGGTATTCAGCATCAGAGTTCAATTTCAATGACGGGTTTTCATTTCCGGTAAAGCTCAAAATTAATTGCTCCAATCCTGAATTGGTGGATGATTACAAAACAGTCAAAGAGCTTATCGATCAAGTGTATCAATTCAGTCGCATGTACTGGAAATCAGTAAGACAACAAAATTTGCCCGTAACAATCAAGTACCCTGAAATGGTGGCAGAAATGCTCCCCTACTTTGAAGGCAACGAGATTCCTGATTACGGAAAAGACAATCTTTGGTTTTTATGA
- a CDS encoding CusA/CzcA family heavy metal efflux RND transporter produces MINQIISFSIKNKLIIGLLTIALIVGGIWSMTQVPLDAVPDITNNQVQVITQAPNLGTEDIEQFVTYPIEVAVSNLPGVIEIRSISRFGLSVVTIVFEDDMGTYLPRQLVSEKLTEVKEEIPEGFGETSMGPITTGLGEVYQYTLKVDSAFKGKYSISDLRTMQDWIVQRQMAMVPGVIEVNAIGGTIKQYEVAVNPDELKAIDLTITDIFEALELNNENTGGAYIEKNHQAHFIRGEGLARSLSDIEKIVVKTVDGIPIQINDVAKVQYGSAVRYGALTQDGEGEVIGGLVMMLKGANSNEVVENVKERMAQIQQSLPEGVVIEPILDRSELISDTTGTVATNLIEGALIVIFVLVFLLGNWRGGLIVASTIPLSLLFAFILMNIFDVWANLMSLGAIDFGIIVDGAVIIVEGTVFFLYQRMRKGKEINAKERDETTYTASSKMMNAAFFGQLIILIVFIPILFLEGVEGKMFKPMAFTFMFAMMGAMILCLTYVPMISSLFIRVPKKEKKSWGDKIVIWLEDKYEKALGGVLKRTAIIIGSSVVLFALAIFTFTRMGGEFIPQLDEGDIAFHAILKPGSSLSETIETTTKIERIVKSNFPEVEKIVSRIGVAEVPTDPMPFDFADVFVILKPEDEWVSASSKEELVEKMKEKVSLIPGVNFEFTQPIEMRFNELLEGVREDVAIKLYGEDISILAEKAQEVSEIIEGTQGIGDMRVEATTGLPQITIKYERDELAQYGMNISYINNLIQTAFAGGKAGVIFEGEKRFDLVVRLDSAHRTNIDDLKNLYINTPDGTQIPLREVANISYEPGSMQISRDNTNRRIYVGINVRGRDVKSLVQEIQQKLNNQLELPAGYYIRYGGAFENLERATARLKVVVPIALALIFILIFFALRSFKQTTMIYIAIPLAAIGGIFSLWLRDMPFSISAGIGFIVLFGVAVLNGLVLISGWNELKEEGVTDLGERIRQGARRRIRPIMLTALTDVFGFLPMAISTSAGAEVQRPLATVVIGGMISATLLTLFVLPILYRWTETRSFTPSIGKSAVIVLLIGGFSMFAVPLKAQQADSLPAITIEEAVNKAIANYPKIKSARLKIEQQETLKKTAWNLGNTQIFTEGEEIEKKSGRGVYTTIGIQQQNIDIFSIAPKLKVQKQKVVLAEAALNLSELELMQQVKQAYAAAYIARKNLELYNQLDSVYQEFQKAAQIRYEVEETSRLAYLAASNQVKQVTLQKEQMEYEYITAVGKLNLWLVSDTLYTVTSSGQESLTMPLLLNDSISTHPILQIALQQIKVTDAERKVAIANLLPKLNAQYGAQEIEGQSGFYQFRIGVSIPLSFLPQQGRLQSAKIQQQIAEQEYRQTQFELQAGYQSLLQQYRKWLASWRFYEDEALPLAREQRQGAVLAYKEGAIDYVSFIQNLKEAVQVEVKAQEALNQYLESKFQLEYYLNTSNK; encoded by the coding sequence ATGATCAATCAGATAATATCATTCTCAATAAAGAATAAGCTAATTATAGGCTTGCTTACCATTGCCCTCATTGTTGGAGGAATATGGAGCATGACCCAGGTACCGCTTGATGCTGTGCCTGACATTACCAATAACCAGGTACAGGTTATCACACAAGCACCCAATTTGGGTACCGAGGATATAGAACAGTTTGTTACTTACCCGATAGAAGTGGCTGTATCTAATCTGCCTGGGGTCATAGAAATTAGATCCATATCCAGGTTCGGCCTTTCAGTAGTGACCATTGTCTTTGAAGACGACATGGGAACCTATTTGCCGCGACAGCTGGTGAGTGAAAAACTCACTGAAGTAAAAGAAGAAATACCCGAAGGATTCGGGGAAACCTCTATGGGGCCTATTACTACCGGTTTAGGAGAAGTATATCAATATACCTTAAAAGTTGATTCCGCTTTTAAGGGCAAATACAGCATTAGTGATCTGCGCACCATGCAAGATTGGATTGTACAACGACAGATGGCAATGGTGCCGGGAGTAATAGAGGTTAATGCCATCGGAGGGACTATAAAGCAATATGAAGTGGCGGTCAATCCCGATGAACTTAAAGCCATTGACTTAACGATTACAGACATATTTGAAGCGTTGGAGCTCAATAATGAGAATACAGGCGGAGCCTATATAGAGAAAAACCACCAAGCCCATTTTATCCGTGGAGAGGGATTAGCCCGAAGCCTCTCGGATATTGAAAAAATTGTTGTAAAGACGGTAGATGGTATTCCCATTCAAATTAATGATGTGGCTAAAGTCCAGTATGGTTCAGCGGTTCGATATGGTGCACTAACACAGGACGGAGAAGGAGAAGTGATTGGAGGTCTTGTAATGATGCTCAAAGGTGCAAATTCCAATGAAGTGGTTGAAAATGTAAAGGAGCGAATGGCACAAATTCAGCAGTCATTACCTGAAGGGGTTGTTATAGAACCGATCCTTGACAGAAGCGAGTTAATTTCTGATACAACTGGTACAGTGGCCACTAACCTTATTGAAGGAGCGTTGATCGTAATATTTGTGTTGGTTTTCCTGCTTGGCAACTGGCGTGGTGGATTGATTGTGGCTTCAACTATTCCATTGTCCTTGCTCTTTGCCTTCATTCTTATGAATATTTTTGACGTATGGGCCAATCTGATGAGCCTTGGGGCAATTGACTTTGGAATAATAGTCGATGGAGCGGTGATCATTGTAGAGGGCACGGTTTTCTTCCTGTATCAACGGATGCGAAAGGGAAAGGAAATCAACGCCAAAGAGCGTGACGAGACTACTTACACAGCTTCAAGCAAAATGATGAATGCTGCCTTTTTCGGCCAACTCATCATTCTCATTGTTTTCATACCCATACTCTTTCTAGAAGGTGTAGAAGGTAAAATGTTTAAGCCCATGGCTTTCACATTCATGTTTGCCATGATGGGTGCCATGATCCTTTGCCTTACTTATGTGCCTATGATTTCCAGTCTTTTTATTCGAGTTCCCAAAAAAGAGAAAAAATCATGGGGCGATAAGATTGTTATTTGGCTGGAAGATAAATATGAAAAAGCACTGGGTGGTGTCCTAAAAAGAACCGCAATTATCATCGGCTCTTCGGTAGTCCTTTTTGCCCTGGCTATTTTCACTTTTACCCGAATGGGTGGTGAGTTCATCCCACAGCTCGATGAAGGGGATATTGCTTTTCATGCTATCCTTAAACCCGGCAGTTCCCTTTCAGAAACTATCGAAACTACTACCAAAATAGAGCGGATCGTAAAATCCAATTTCCCGGAGGTAGAAAAAATCGTGAGCCGAATTGGAGTTGCAGAAGTCCCAACCGATCCCATGCCTTTTGACTTTGCAGATGTTTTTGTGATTCTCAAACCTGAAGATGAATGGGTCTCTGCTAGTTCAAAAGAGGAGCTTGTTGAGAAAATGAAGGAAAAGGTCAGCCTGATTCCTGGTGTAAATTTTGAATTTACGCAGCCTATAGAAATGCGCTTTAATGAATTGCTCGAAGGCGTCCGGGAAGATGTAGCCATTAAATTGTATGGGGAGGATATAAGTATACTGGCGGAAAAAGCACAGGAAGTTTCTGAAATAATAGAAGGAACTCAGGGCATCGGGGACATGCGTGTGGAGGCGACAACCGGTCTCCCACAGATAACAATCAAGTATGAAAGAGACGAACTTGCGCAGTATGGAATGAATATAAGTTATATCAACAACCTAATCCAAACTGCTTTTGCGGGCGGCAAAGCCGGAGTGATCTTTGAAGGTGAAAAACGTTTTGATCTGGTAGTACGCCTGGATTCGGCACATCGTACCAATATAGATGATCTCAAGAACCTATACATTAACACACCTGATGGCACACAAATACCTTTAAGAGAAGTAGCCAATATTAGCTATGAACCCGGTTCAATGCAGATCAGCCGGGACAATACGAACAGGAGGATTTATGTGGGAATAAACGTACGTGGCAGGGACGTAAAGTCATTGGTACAGGAAATTCAGCAAAAGCTAAACAATCAGTTAGAGCTGCCTGCAGGATATTACATCAGGTATGGAGGGGCTTTCGAAAACCTTGAAAGGGCAACCGCCCGCTTAAAGGTTGTAGTACCTATTGCTTTAGCATTGATCTTCATCCTGATCTTTTTCGCATTGCGCTCTTTTAAGCAAACGACCATGATCTACATCGCCATTCCCTTAGCAGCTATTGGTGGTATATTTTCACTTTGGCTCAGGGACATGCCTTTCAGTATATCGGCAGGGATTGGGTTTATCGTCCTTTTTGGGGTAGCTGTTCTTAATGGATTGGTATTGATCAGTGGATGGAACGAACTTAAAGAAGAAGGGGTAACTGATTTGGGCGAGCGGATAAGACAAGGGGCCAGGCGCAGGATTCGGCCTATTATGCTGACTGCATTAACAGATGTATTTGGTTTTTTACCAATGGCCATTTCCACCTCTGCAGGTGCTGAAGTACAAAGGCCACTGGCCACAGTAGTTATTGGGGGAATGATAAGCGCAACCTTATTGACACTTTTTGTTTTGCCAATTCTGTACCGGTGGACAGAAACCCGGTCTTTCACGCCATCAATTGGCAAGAGTGCGGTTATTGTATTGTTGATCGGTGGGTTTAGCATGTTCGCTGTGCCTTTAAAAGCACAGCAGGCAGATAGCCTGCCTGCTATTACCATAGAAGAAGCGGTAAATAAGGCCATAGCCAATTATCCAAAAATAAAGTCCGCAAGATTGAAGATAGAACAGCAAGAAACCCTTAAAAAAACAGCTTGGAATTTAGGTAACACACAGATATTTACTGAAGGCGAAGAGATCGAAAAAAAAAGCGGCCGGGGCGTTTACACCACCATTGGTATACAGCAGCAGAACATAGATATTTTTAGTATAGCTCCCAAGTTGAAGGTTCAAAAGCAAAAAGTGGTTTTAGCGGAAGCAGCTTTGAACCTCAGTGAACTTGAGCTAATGCAACAGGTAAAACAAGCTTACGCTGCAGCTTACATTGCAAGAAAGAACCTGGAACTATATAATCAATTAGATTCGGTTTACCAGGAATTTCAAAAGGCAGCGCAGATCCGCTATGAAGTGGAAGAAACCTCCAGGCTCGCTTATTTGGCAGCAAGCAATCAGGTGAAACAGGTAACCCTGCAAAAAGAACAGATGGAATATGAATATATCACTGCTGTGGGCAAGCTTAACCTTTGGCTGGTGAGTGATACCTTATACACTGTTACCTCTTCCGGACAAGAGTCTTTAACTATGCCTCTCCTGTTAAATGATTCGATAAGTACCCATCCCATTCTTCAAATAGCATTACAACAGATCAAGGTGACGGATGCAGAAAGAAAGGTCGCTATAGCAAACCTCCTGCCAAAGTTAAACGCTCAGTATGGAGCTCAGGAGATAGAAGGGCAATCAGGATTTTATCAGTTCCGGATTGGTGTTTCCATTCCTTTGTCCTTTTTACCACAACAAGGCAGGCTACAATCTGCTAAAATCCAACAGCAGATCGCAGAGCAGGAATACCGACAGACACAGTTTGAGTTGCAGGCAGGATACCAATCGCTGCTGCAGCAATATCGGAAATGGCTGGCCTCCTGGCGTTTTTATGAAGACGAAGCCTTGCCATTGGCCCGTGAGCAAAGGCAGGGAGCTGTTCTGGCTTACAAAGAAGGGGCAATTGATTATGTCTCTTTTATTCAAAATTTGAAGGAAGCCGTGCAGGTAGAAGTAAAGGCACAGGAAGCCCTGAATCAATACCTGGAATCAAAGTTTCAATTGGAGTACTATCTCAATACATCTAACAAATAA
- a CDS encoding cation transporter → MQRTIFKIQKMDCPSEEQMVRMKLQNFEQIKTLEFDIPNRKLGVYHNGQLDQILSALKSLNLDTTLISTEETEAILENEPHEKERKLLWTVLIINISFFVIEIITGFITNSMGLVADSLDMLADGIVYGLALLAVGGTVARKKNIAKFAGYFQIVLALIGFTEVVRRFIGIEKMPDFQTMIIVSIFALIANVICLFLLQKGKSKEAHMQASMIFTSNDVIINTGVITAGLLVNWLNSSYPDLIIGAIVFIIVARGAYRILQLAK, encoded by the coding sequence ATGCAAAGGACAATATTCAAAATCCAAAAAATGGACTGCCCAAGTGAGGAGCAAATGGTGAGAATGAAACTTCAAAATTTTGAACAGATAAAAACTCTTGAATTTGATATTCCAAATAGAAAGTTAGGAGTATATCACAATGGGCAATTAGATCAGATACTTTCTGCGTTAAAAAGTTTAAACCTTGACACCACATTAATTTCAACAGAGGAAACCGAAGCGATTTTAGAAAACGAACCGCACGAAAAAGAAAGAAAATTACTTTGGACAGTTTTAATTATCAACATTTCTTTTTTCGTCATTGAAATAATAACAGGTTTCATTACCAATTCAATGGGTTTGGTAGCCGACAGTTTGGATATGCTTGCAGATGGTATCGTTTACGGACTTGCCTTACTTGCAGTGGGTGGAACAGTTGCAAGAAAAAAGAACATTGCAAAGTTTGCAGGGTATTTTCAAATCGTTCTTGCTCTTATCGGATTTACGGAAGTAGTCAGACGGTTTATCGGCATAGAAAAAATGCCTGACTTTCAGACAATGATTATCGTTTCAATTTTCGCTTTGATTGCGAATGTAATTTGCTTGTTTTTGCTGCAAAAAGGCAAGAGCAAAGAAGCACATATGCAAGCAAGTATGATTTTTACTTCAAATGATGTAATCATTAACACAGGAGTAATAACAGCAGGACTTTTAGTGAATTGGCTCAATTCATCCTATCCTGACTTAATCATAGGAGCAATTGTATTTATCATTGTAGCAAGGGGAGCATACAGAATATTACAACTTGCTAAATAG
- a CDS encoding Fur family transcriptional regulator has protein sequence MNTSLEEKLRKKSIKPTAMRLLVLQYLMEQNRALSLNELEVLFENADKSTIFRTLKTFQENYLVHRINDGSGAIKYALCDDDCICSLEDNHIHFLCTKCEKTYCLKDTPIATPTLPNGFKANFANYLIEGICSACA, from the coding sequence ATGAACACCTCACTAGAAGAAAAACTTAGAAAGAAATCCATTAAACCAACGGCCATGCGCCTTTTGGTTTTACAATACTTAATGGAGCAAAACCGTGCATTAAGTTTGAATGAACTAGAAGTGCTTTTCGAAAATGCTGATAAGTCAACCATATTCAGGACGCTCAAAACATTTCAAGAAAACTACTTGGTACACAGAATCAATGACGGTAGTGGAGCAATCAAATATGCCCTTTGTGATGATGACTGTATTTGCAGTTTGGAAGATAACCACATTCATTTCTTGTGTACTAAATGCGAAAAAACCTATTGCCTAAAGGATACCCCTATTGCAACTCCAACTTTACCGAATGGCTTTAAAGCAAACTTTGCCAATTATCTGATTGAAGGCATTTGTTCGGCATGTGCCTAA